The following coding sequences are from one Gigantopelta aegis isolate Gae_Host chromosome 15, Gae_host_genome, whole genome shotgun sequence window:
- the LOC121389755 gene encoding uncharacterized protein LOC121389755 codes for MERSLYGLSTVDVRRLAFELAERLGIKHNFKSESKMAGRDWLQGFFSRHPDIAIRIPQGTNIARAVGFNKAKVEQFFKLYKTELNRCNYTASRVWNVDETGITNVQKPGKIIATKGIRQVGKVTRADHRRAVSTTQTVTSTPSDTCCGIC; via the coding sequence ATGGAGAGGTCTTTGTATGGGCTATCGACGGTCGATGTAAGGCGACTTGCTTTTGAACTAGCTGAACGACTTGGCATCAAGCACAACTTCAAATCCGAATCGAAGATGGCTGGTCGTGATTGGTTGCAAGGCTTCTTCAGTCGTCATCCAGATATAGCTATCCGCATTCCCCAGGGTACGAATATTGCTCGCGCCGTTGGCTTCAACAAAGCAAAGGTTGAACAGTTTTTCAAACTTTACAAAACAGAACTAAACCGTTGCAACTACACTGCAAGTAGAGTTTGGAATGTAGATGAAACTGGAATCACGAATGTCCAGAAGCCTGGTAAGATCATTGCCACTAAAGGAATTCGACAGGTGGGGAAAGTGACAAGAGCAGATCATAGAAGAGCTGTCTCCACGACCCAAACTGTCACATCGACGCCCTCGGACACGTGTTGCGGAATCTGCTGA